CAAGACATCCCTGTAACTGGTACAAAGGTAGCCCCTACCCCTTTTCTTGTTAAACCGACTGCCGAATAGACAGTGGAAGTTTCCAAAATGACATTTTGTTTTAGCCTTTTACGGTTATAAAATAAATCCACTAAGCGCCTTAAGCCAAAATTATGGGGGAGTAAGACGAGGGGGAGATTATCTAATTTTTCAATATCGTAGGGGAAATGGGTGATCTCGCTTCCATATTTTTCTTGGTAGAGTGGGTTATTTTTAGGGACAATCAAATACATCTGGTCGCTATAGACATAGTGATGTTGAAAAGCATTGTTTTCCATAGGAGCCATTTCAAAAGCGATATCAATCATGTGATTTTCGATTAAAGAATCAATGGTATCGGCATCCTCTTCATAAAATTCAAATTTAATTTCGGGATTTTTATCAAGAAAGGGTGGAATAATTAAAGGCAAGATACTACTACCTAGGGCCGGATTAATTCCTAATTTAATTTTCCCTTTTTTGTTTTTTGAGATCATATCAAATTCACTTAGCATATCGAGGTCGATTTCATGCTTTCTGCGCAAATGGTCTAAATAACGTTCACCGGCATAAGTGATTTGAACCGAACGCGGTAAACGAGTGAAAAATTCTAATCCATACTCACCTTCTAAACGACTTAACATTTTACTTAAATAAGGTTGGGAGACATAGAGTTTTTCAGCAGCAGCAGTGATATTACCTTCGGCGACAATTGTTTCCATGAGTACTAAGGGTGTTATGTTAGACATTTTTAGAAACCTCCAAATAGTCAGTGCATGCTTAACGGTGTGTATAGTATAGCATAATTTACCAGCTATAACAATATAGTTATTGATAGCGCTTTCATCTATTATTTCTATTTTCATTTCTTTTCCGATATAATAAGCATGTAAAAGAAATGGTTTGTAGTTACTTAGCTTGTTATAACTATAAATTAATACATTAGCTATTTCAAAGGAGGAAGATCGAATGTTTAACGATCAAGTTGTTGTAGTTACTGGCGCAGGCCAAGGTATTGGTGCTGAAATCGCTAAAGAATTCGCTCAAGATGGTGCTCAAGTAGTCATTGTTGATTTCAATGAGGAAACTGCACAAAAGACAGCAGAAGCCATTAATGAAAATAATGGTAAAGCAGTTGCTTATCAAGCAGATGTATCTGATTTCGACCGTGCTGAGGAAATTATTGCAGATGTTGTTGAAAAATACGGAAAAGTTGACGTCTTAATCAACAATGCTGGTATTACCCGTGATGCTTCATTGAAGAAAATGACTAAAGAACAATGGGACCAAGTTATTGCAACTAACTTAACAGGTGTATTTAACTATTCTAAAGCAGCATTTATCCGTATGACTGCTGCAGGGTATGGACGGATTGTAAACGCTTCTTCCCTAGCAGGGGTTGAAGGCAACTTCGGTCAAACCAACTACTCCGCTTCAAAAGCAGGTATTATTGGTATGACTAAGACAATCGCTCGCGAAGGTGCTGCAAAAGGTGTTACCGTTAATGCCGTTGCACCTGGTTTCATTGAAACCCCAATGACCGATGCTATTCCAGAAGAAATCAAACAAAATATGATTGATGGTATTCCGGTAAAACGTATTGGTTATCCAAAAGATATTGCCAATGCAATGAAATTCTTAGCTTCACCAGATTCAGGTTATATCACTGGTCAATTACTACAAGTTAACGGTGGTATGAACATGTAATGTTGCTCGCTGCATAAAAATTAAAGGAACGGTTAACCGTTCCTTTAATCATGTTTTTTACAGCAAGGAGAAAATATATGGAAATTCTTGGCGTAATCGGTATATTTCTTGCGATTATCGCAATTATTTATTTATCAGTTAGAGGATTAAACATTGTTATTGCTGCTCCTCTAGCCACATTAATTGTTATTCTAACCAACCAAATGGACATCTTTGGGTCATTAATTGGTGATGCACCTTCTTATATGACCGGTCTTGCAGGTTTCTTAATTAAAAACTTTGCGATTTTCCTATTAGGCGCAGTTCTGGCTCAATATATGGAAAAAAGTAATGCTACAGTTTCGATCGCTAACTGGGTTTTGGCCAAAGTTGGTTTAGATAATCCCTTTATTGTGCTAGTAGCTTTCGCTGGTATTGCAGCAATATTAACTTATGGTGGGATTAGTTTATTTGTGGTTATGTTTGCCTTAGTCCCATTAGCTCGACCAATCTTTAAAAAGTTAAATGTGAATTGGTCCTTATTACCTATTCCACTATTCTTGGGAATGGCAACCGTAACCATGTCTATGCTACCAGGGACACCTTCAGTTCAAAACGCGGTACCAACGACTTACTTAGGGACTACTTTAACAGCAGCTCCTGTGTTGAGTATGATTGGTGTTATTACTGTGGTTGCTTTTGGACTGACCTACTTAAAGTTTCAATTAAATCGGAGTCTAGCTAAGGGAGAAACTTTCTATTCTTATCTAGGTGAAGGGGAATCAGTTGGAGAAGAAGCTGACCTTGACGCTGAAACAGATGAAGAAAATATCCCTCCAATTTTATTAGCCATTTTACCATTGGTTACTTTAGTTGCGATTATTTTAATCTTCAGTGATGTGCCGAATATTATTTTGATTGCTTTAACTGTGGGTATCTTATTAAGTGCCTTCTTATATCGGAAATATTTACCAAAACAAACTTCATTATTGAATGATGGAGCTAATAGTGCTGTCCCATCAGCCTTTGCTACCTCAAGCTCAGTAGCTTTTGGATCAGTATTAACCAGTGCTCCTGGCTTCAGTGTGGTTCAAGATGCGATTATGTCTATTCCAGGTAACCCTTTAATTGGACTATCTGTAGCAACTGCTTTACTTGGCGGGATTACAGGTTCTAGTTCTGGGGCTCTGGGGATCGTCATGCAAAACTTTGCACCAACGTATTTAGAGATGGGAATTGCGCCTGAATTGATTCACCGTATTGCAGTTGTTGCATCAGCTGTGATTACAGTGGTTCCTCATTCGGGAGTGACAATCACCTTTAACAACTTGACTGGCTTAAGTTTAAAAAATGCTTTCATGCATCAGTTTATAATGGTTAATGGTGGTCACTTGCTTGCCTTAATCGCTATGTTAATTGCTTCAACAATTTTATATTAAGAAAAGAAATGTATTTATAGAAAAGGAGAGAGATAAATGGGTAAAAAGAAACCAGTTATTTCAAGACGTGAAGCAGCTGATTTAATTAAAGATAACGATCTATTAGCTACTTGTACTTTTGGTTTAGGGGGCCTACCTGAAGACTTACTAGTAGGGGTTAAAGAACGTTACGAAGAAGAACAACATCCCAAAGACATCACTTTCATGTGGTCATGTGGTATTGGTAACAACAAACCTGGCCGTGGTGCTGACCACTTATTAGCAGATGGTTTGGTAAAACGTATCATTGCTGGTCACGTTGGTTCTTCACCTGGTATGGTTGATAAGGTGGTTAATAACGAAGTTGAAGCCTACTTATTACCACAGGGTGTATTTACTCAACTATATCGCGCTATTGCTGGGAACAAACCTTTCTTAACTAAAGTTGGTTTACAAACTTATGTTGATCCTCGTTTAGAAGGGGCTAAAGCAACTGAAAAAACCACTGAAGAACTTATTGAACTAGCGGAATTTGGTGGCGAAGAATGGTTGAAATATCCAGATTTTGATATTGACGTTGCCTTTATCCGTGGATCATTTGCTGATGAAAAAGGGAACATGAACGTTGAAGATGAGACCTGTATTCTTGAACAACTTGAATTAGCAATGGCTACCAAGAAAAAAGGTGGTACCGTTATTGCTCAAGTAAAACAAATTGTTGAAAACAACTCTCTAGATCCTAAGAGTATTGTGGTACCAGGCGGTTTAATTGACTATATTGTGGTAGCTGACCCTGAATATCACTACCAAACCATGGGAACCTACTACAGTCCAGAATTAGCTGGAAAAATCAATGTTCCAGTGGACAGCGTTAAACCTGCACCACTTTCATCACGTAAGGTCATTGGTCGTCGTGCAGCTATGGAATTGCAACCTGATTCTGTGATTAACTTAGGTATCGGTACGCCTGACATGGTGGCTTCTGTTGCCCAAGAAGAAGGCGTTGCTGACGAATATGTGACAACTCTAGAGATGGGTATCTGGGGTGGTAGTGCTGCTGGTGGCTTAGACTTTGGTGCTTCACGTAATGCTGATGCTTCCATTGCTATGGCTAACCAATTTGACTTCTACGATGGTAACGGTTTAGACCTTTCTGTATTAGGAATTGGGCAAATTGACCAATATGGTAACAATAACGTTACAAAATTTGGTCCTAAAGTTCCTGGTCCAGGTGGATTCATTAATATTTCTCAAAACACTAAGAACCTTGTCTTTGTAGGTACCTTAACTGTTGGTGGTAAATCACACATCGAAGACGGTAAATTAGTCATTGATGAACAAGGTCGTGGACCTAAATTCTTGAAAGAAGTTGAACAAGTAAGTTTCTCTGGTAAATATGCTCAAGAAAACGACCAAAATATCTTATACGTCACTGAACGTGCTGTCTTTGACTTACATGAAGGTAAAGTTCGTTTAATTGAAATTGCACCAGGAATTGACCTCCAAAAAGATGTTCTCGACCAAATGGAATTTGAACCTGAAATTGCCGAAGACTTGAAAGAAATGAATCCTGATATCTTTAAAGAAGAATGGGGCGGCCTTAAAGAAATTATTGATGCAAAATCTAAAAAATAATTAGATATGTTGTATAATAAAGGCCTTGAAATTAAAGGAGGATTTAGTGAATGTTAAAAGCTAAAAATGAAGAAGTTGTTTTTGTTGGTGCCGCACGGACTCCTGTTGGTGCTTACCTAGGCGACTTAAAGACAGTACCAGTTGATGAATTAGGGGTGATTTCTCTTACAGAAGCTGCTAAACGTGCTGGTGTTGCCGTTGAAGATATTGAAGAAGTTATTGTTGGTCATGTCACTGGATCACAAACAACCAATAATTTAGGTAACATTATCGGAATTGATGCAGGAGTAAAAAATACTGCAACAGGTATGACTATTAACCGTATCTGTGGATCAGGTATTCAATCCGCTGTATCAGCCGCACAAGAATTACTATTCTCCAATAAAAGTATTATTGCCGCTGGTGGGGTAGAATCTTTATCTCGTGCGCCTTTCTATCTACCAGAATCCGCTCGTTATGAGGGGTTAAAGGGAGGCAATAAACCTTTAATTGATGCTAACTTAGCTGGCCATAGCTCTGCTTCTGGTAAAGATTCTGGTGTTAACCACATGGGGAACACTGCAGAAAATGTTGCTCGTAAATACGGAATTACTCGTGAACGCGCTGACCAATTTGCAGTAGAATCCCAACGTAAAGCTGCAGAAGCTATTGAAAACGGACGTTTCGCTCAAGAAATCATTCCGGTAGAAGTTAAAGGACGTAAAGGAAAAGTTAACGTCGTAGAAAAAGACGGCCATCCACGTCCAGGAACATCGATGGAATCATTAGCTAAATTACGCCCAGCCTTTGAAAAAGATGGTATTGTTACTGCAGGTAATGCTTCTGGATTAAATGACGGTGGTGCTTTTGAAATTATGACCACCAAATCAGTTGCTGAAGAACGTGGCTTAGAAATCATGGCTCGCGTCGTTGACTACCAAATTGCTGGTTGTGACCCTGCGTACATGGGCTTAGGACCGGTTCAAGCGATTAAAGACATTCTTGCGCGTCAAGAAATGGACCTTAAAGAAGACATTGATATCTTAGAAATTAATGAAGCCTTTGCAGCTCAAACTATTGGTTGCTTGATTGAACTTGGTATTGAAGAAGATACTGACTTCTACAAGAATCATTTCAACCCACATGGTGGTGCAGTTGCTTTAGGTCACCCATTAGGCATGTCTGGTGCACGTATCATTACATCTCTATTGTATGAATTCAAGAACCATCCAGAATACCGTTACGCGATTGCTTCAGCATGTATCGGTGGTGGACAAGGTATTGCTCTCTTACTTGAAAACGGCTACTACCAAGGTTAATTTAAATCATTAGCTTAAAATATAAACTCCTAGGGACTCCTCCTAGGAGTTTTTCTTATTTGTAGGATCTAAATCTTAATAATGACAGGTTTCTACATATGCGTTAAAGCTGGATATTCTATTCACTTTTACGTTGGTATGGTATAATGAGTTAATTCAAAGAAGTTAATTATTTATAAAAAGTGGGTGAATTTATGCGTTGGAGTATACCAACAAAAATGATTGAGGAAGGTAGGCAGCTAGTTAACCAGGACCGTGTGCTAAAAGTGATTCCTAATGAAAATGAAGCTATTTGGCGCGCAGAAGTTCTTGACGATGAAAAATACATCGTTATTTTAGATGGAACTGGTAAAGAAGAAGATATTTGTCGTTGTATCACCTGGCAACAAAAATCTTACTGCCCACATACTGTTGCAGTGGAATTGTTTTTACGTGACCATGATGTGGTGCGTGCCATGGCATATTCCAAGAAACCTCTATTTCATTATCCAGAAAATGTGATGGACCAGCATCCATCAATCGATAAATTACTCACTTCCTACCGTGAAAGAATGGATTACAAGCTCAGTGACCAGGATCAAGTCAAGACCTATCGTTTAAAGGTTCAATTCGAAATTTACGATATGACTGGACTCCAATATCAATTATCGAGTGAAAGACTCTTCTATTTAAGACTAAAAGTCGGTTATGATCAACTTTACTATGTCCAAGATTTTACGGATTTTTATCGACAACTTTTAAATGCGGGCTCATATCGGCTCTCCAACCGCCACGATAAGGCGGTCTGGCTCATGAAAGAAGCCTTTAATGCTGATACTTATGACTTGCTTTACCAATTAGCTTTGATTAAGGAAAATAACAATCACCGCCTAGAAGCAGGATTAAATATTTCGACATCTCACCAAAGCCCCCAACGAGATTTCTTATCTCAGAAGCAATTGGCCATGTTGATAGATTTTTATCAAGAGCACAGTGAATCAAATCAAGATGGCGACAATATCCAATTTTATCTCGATGATGACTTAGTTGAGCTTAACTTTTATCAAGACAAACGGCCAGTCTTACTTGAACTCCAGCACAAGGATGGAAATTACCTAGTGATCATGAATCCTAGGATGCGCTTATATAAGTTCTACCAAATGATCTTCGATGGCTACAATCTCTATAGAATTGAAGCTGACCAAAGCTATTTTGATGATTTAGAATTGTTGCAAGGAACATTTGCTGACCATTCCTACCAGTGGCAGCTTAGTGCGGATGAGGTTGAAGAGTTTATTTCTTGTTTTGGCTACCAAATTCTTGCCCATGGTCTTATCAATAATATTGTATTGTTAAGTTTCGCCTCAGGAATGGGACCATTGAAAGTAGAGATAGCCCTAGATGTCAGTGATCGTCTCTTACAAGCTGATTTAATCTATCATTATGGCCAGTACCAGTTATCTGATACTCCAGGAGAAAATATTTTGCCAGAAAAGGGTATTATCTTAAGAGATATTAAGGGCGAAATTCAATCCGAGCAACAACTTATCAAATTAGCCTTTGAAAAATCAGATAATCAATTTATTAGTCAATTTGATAATTTTAATCAAACCATGGAAGCTTTAAACGATTGTCAGAAATTCTTCCCTGATGAATGGACGGTGACTTATAGTCAACAATTAGAGGAATGGCAAAATAACGATAAGCAATTAAAAGTAGAAACTGGTAAAAATGAAGAGAATCGCTTCTTAACGATTAATTTCACCCTGGATGATGTTGATGACGATGAAGTCAATGAAATTTTAAAGGCTATCGAGCAAAACGACCAATACCTGCAGTTAGATAGTGGAAAAATTATTGATTTGAAGAAAATCATTACTCCTCAACAGAATAAGATGTTAAAACAGCTGCGTTCTGGCAATACGCATTGGGAAAATGGGGGGCAAGTTCCTGCCTACCAAAGTCTAAAATATGCAGATGCCTTAGGCCAGGCAGTGGATTTTGAACAATTCTACCAAGATATCATCCACCCAGCTCGGTCAGATTACCAAAGCAATCCAGGCTTAAAAACTGAATTAGCTCCTTATCAAAAATATGCTGTTCAGTGGTTAGGCCAATTGGCTAAATATAACCTAGGTGGGCTATTAGCTGATGAAATGGGACTGGGGAAGACTGTTCAAACAGTGGCTTTCCTGTTGGATTACTTTGATAAACTGCCTCAAGCCAATGTGCTCATTTTAGCGCCAGCTTCTGTTATTTATAATTGGAAATATGAAATTCAACGCTTTGCTCCAGAGGTGAAGGTTGTGGTATTAGATGGTAGTGTTGAGGAAAGAGAAAAAATTCGTCAGGAAAATCCCAAGGCCATCTGGATTTGTTCCTACCATTCCTATCGTAATGACCAAGAAGCCTACCACCAAGAATATTTTGATGTCTTGATTCTAGATGAAGCTCAAGCACTCAAGAATGAACGGACGGTTTTATACCAATCAGTTGTTAACCAGGACAGCGGCATGCGGATCGGATTATCAGGGACTCCTTTAGAGAATAATTTAAATGAGTTTTGGGCTTTGATGCAAATGATCTTACCGGGTTTACTGCCACAGAAGAAAGAATTTCAGGCCATGTCCATTGAAAGCATTCGTAAATTGGTTAGCCCCTTTGTCTTACGTCGAACCAAACAGGAAGTTCAATTGGAATTGCCTGATAAGTCCGTACATAATCGCTATGCTAGCTTAGAATCAAATCAAAAGGCGGTTTATCTTGCTTACTTGGAAGATATTCGCGATCGCCTGAAAGATAATGATGGCAATGGTTCTCACAAACACATGGAAATGCTTGCTGCCATCACCCGCTTGAGACAAATTTGCTGCCACCCAGCCTTAGTTAATTCTGACTACCAAGGAACGAGTGGAAAATTTGAATATTTCAAGCGGATGTTAGAACGGGCCTTAAGTAATAATCGTAGAATATTGGTATTTTCACAATTTACATCGATGCTAGCGATCATGCAGGATTATTTAGACCAAGAAGCGATTAACTATTTTATTATTGAAGGGAAAACCAATAAAGAAAAACGCCAAGATCAAGTCAACCGCTTCAACCAAGGTGAAGGATCCGTCTTTTTAATCTCCCTAAGAGCTGGCGGGGTAGGAATTAATCTGACCGGTGCAGATACTGTCTTTCTTTATGATCTGTGGTGGAATCCCTCTGTTGAAGAACAAGCTATCGGCAGGGCCCACCGAATCGGTCAGACCAAAGATGTTGAGGTTTACCGATTCATTACCGAAGGAACGATTGAAGAGCGCATTGCTGAATTACAAGAAGAAAAACGCCATCTTTTCGATGAACTCTTCCAAGATGAGGAAATGGGAGAAAGTTCCCACTTAACCATGGATGACTTGCGCTTTATTTTAGATATGCCTGCAAGTTAAAAGTGAAACGTCAAGTATAAAATAGAGGAGGTAGATGATGAATATCAAAGGACTGTTAAAAGCGCTTTTAGGTGTTTTCTTTGCCCTACTAATTGTCATTTCAGGAGCATTTCTTTATCAAGAATTAAAGCATTCTAAGGATGGCCAAAGCTGGGAGTTTAGCTTAAATCCTAAGAATAATTCTTCAAAAACAAGTAGTGCGCGCATTTTTTGCAATGGGGACCTACTTTACCACGATATCGTTTATTGGTCTGCTGAGCAGGGAAATGGGACTTATGATTTTAATAATAACTTCCGTTACGTTAAAGATTGGTTAGGCCAGGGAGATTTGGTGATTGGTGATTACGAAGGCACCATCACACCAGGACGTGAGCTAACCGGTTATCCCATGTTTAATGCTCCGGTGGAAGTCGCTTCAGCTATAAAGAACGCTGGTTATGATGTGATGGCCTTAGCAAATAATCATATTTTGGATATGGGGTCAGAAGGTGTGGCTTCAACTCAAAAAGCCTTTAATGATTTAGGGATCGATACGATCGGAGTATATACTAAGGCACCACGTTCCACTGATCAACTCTTAATTAAAGAGGTCAATGGCATTAAAATAGCCATTTTGAATTATGCATATGGCTACAACGGTATGGAACAAAATCTCTCCAAGAAAGAATATGAGGCTTCCATGAGTGATCTTGATGAAGAAAAAATGAAGGAAGAAATTAACTTTGCTGAGCAAAATGCGGATATAACCATTGTTATGCCGCATATGGGTATTGAGTACCAGTTACAACCTAATGAAGAACAGAAAGCTCTCTACCATAAGATGATTAACTGGGGAGCTGATCTCGTCTTTGGGGGCCATCCTCATGTCATTCAACCAAGTGAAGTGGTCAACCATAATGGTGAAAATAAGTTTATTATTTATTCCATGGGGAATTTCTTATCTAATCAACGGATCGAAACCGTTGACAACCCTTGGACGGAAAGAGGGGTGCTGATGGATGTTAGCCTGACTAAGCAGGGAGACACCACCAAGATTGACACTATTCAAGCCCATCCTACCTGGGTTAATCGCACTCCTAATGGCAAAAGAGGGCACGGCTTCGATCTATATGATTACACAGTTTATGTCTTAGAAGATTGGGTTCAAGGCGGGAAGTATTATGGTCAATTAGATCATGCGACTCAAGCCAGAGTTGATCGCGCTTACCAAGAAACGCTTGACCATGTCAATTTACAATTGCCTAAGGAATGAAAAGGAAGGTAAAATGTCTGAACGCGAAAAAATGAAAGCTGGTCAATGGTACGATGCTAATTATGATGAGGAGCTATTAGCTATGCGGCAAAAGGCTCAAGGCTTAGCTAAGAAATATAATGATTGTCTATCCGAAGATTCTCAGCAAAAGGAGGCCTTCTTACGACAATTGTTTGCTCATTTCGGGGATAAGTCTCAATTACTGGCGCCTTTTTACGTGGACTATGGCTTTAATGTCAGTATTGGTGATGATTGCTTTATCAATTACTCTGCCTACTTTATGGATGGTGCACCAATTAGTTTAGGAGACCACTGCTTTATTGGCCCTTTTTGCGGTTTCTATACGGCACAGCACCACCTACAAATTAAAAAGCGTAACCAGGGCCTAGAGCGGGCTCTTCCAATTAAAGTTGGGGCAAACTGTTGGCTAGGAGCCAATGTCTCGGTGATGCCTGGCGTAAGTATTGGTTCTGGTGCAGTGATTGGAGCTGGCAGCGTGGTAACTAAGGATATTCCGGACAACGCCCTAGCTGTCGGGGTGCCGGCTAAGGTGGTTCGTTATATTGATCAAGATGAAGATTTAGCGGATTAAATTGAAAATAGCCTTATAGGCCTTGTATTCTACTTGATAATGATATATAATAGCTCAGTATGTGTTTAACATATATTTATTTCACACTGCGTGGATTGAAACGCCAGGTGCTCTAGCATGAGTAGCGTTTCTTGGAAGCGTAGGCGGAAAAATAACCAAATGGAGGTAATAGATATGTCACAAGTGACTATGAAACAATTATTAGAAGCAGGGGTTCACTTCGGTCACCAAACCCGTCGTTGGAATCCTAAAATGGACCGTTACATTTTTACCGAACGTAATGGCATTTATATTATTGACTTACAACAAACTGTCAAATTATTAGACAAGGCTTACAACGTGGTTCGTGATATTGCTGCTAATGGTGGTAACATCTTATTTGTTGGAACCAAGAAGCAAGCACAACAAGCCATTGAAGAAGAAGCTTTACGTTGTGGTCAATACTACGTTAACCATCGTTGGTTAGGTGGTTTGTTAACTAACTGGGACACCATCCAAAAGAGTATCCAACGCATGCGTGATATTGATCGTATGGAAGAAGACGGTACTTTTGATGTTCTTCCTAAAAAAGAAGTT
This genomic stretch from Aerococcus mictus harbors:
- the rpsB gene encoding 30S ribosomal protein S2 — translated: MSQVTMKQLLEAGVHFGHQTRRWNPKMDRYIFTERNGIYIIDLQQTVKLLDKAYNVVRDIAANGGNILFVGTKKQAQQAIEEEALRCGQYYVNHRWLGGLLTNWDTIQKSIQRMRDIDRMEEDGTFDVLPKKEVSELNKEREKLENNLGGMADMPSLPDAIFVVDPRKEEIAVNEAKKLNIPIIAMVDTNCDPDDIDYVIPSNDDAIRAIRLIASTLADAVLEGNQGEDDEDASEELATDEDLEKVAAQFASENEEAEGQE